The Candidatus Nezhaarchaeota archaeon DNA window AGGTTGTTGACGACTGCTCTAAGAAGGGTGTCAAGTTCGTAATAGTTCACGCTGCTGGCTTTGGAGAAACTGGTGAAGAGGGTAAGCGCATGGAAGAGGAGATGGTTAGGATTGCCCGTGAGCGGGGCATGCGCATTGTAGGTCCAAATTGTATGGGTGTTTACTGCCCAACCATAGGGCTTAATACTATTCTACCTTACGTTGATGGTTTAACTGAAGAGAGTGGAGATGTAGCTGTTATTTCTCAAAGTGGGTGGGTTTGCGAATACATGATATTTGTAGGTTATCAATTGGGATTACGATTTAGCAAGGTATTGAGTATCGGAAATCAATCCGACCTAACGTTCATTGAGATCCTTGACTACTTGGCTTCAGATTCGGAGACTAGAATCATCTCTGCGTACATTGAGAGTGTTAAGGACGGAAGAGCTTTCATGGAAGTGGCAAAGAAAGTAACGAGGAGCAAGCCAGTAATCGTTTGGAAGCCTGGGAAGACAGAAGCTGCAGTGAGAGCCATTCTATCTCATACAGGCTCATTAAGTGGAAGCCACATGATTTATGAGACTGCCTTTAAGCAGTGTGGAATCATTCCTGCTCATGGAGTTGAAGAGCTACTTGACTTCACTATAGCCTTCAAATCTCGCTACTTACCCTCAGGGAATAAAGTTGGGATAATAGTTGGAGCTGGAGGCGCTGGTGTTGCAGCTTCAGATGCTTGCGAATCTCTAGGTTTAAAGGTCGAGAAGCTACCAGAAG harbors:
- a CDS encoding CoA-binding protein → MSSGSIEHLFNPRTVALVGASEDRLKSGGMFLESFIRCGLKSKLFLVNPRGGEIRGFKVYKSVLDIPEEIDLAILAVPAHITLKVVDDCSKKGVKFVIVHAAGFGETGEEGKRMEEEMVRIARERGMRIVGPNCMGVYCPTIGLNTILPYVDGLTEESGDVAVISQSGWVCEYMIFVGYQLGLRFSKVLSIGNQSDLTFIEILDYLASDSETRIISAYIESVKDGRAFMEVAKKVTRSKPVIVWKPGKTEAAVRAILSHTGSLSGSHMIYETAFKQCGIIPAHGVEELLDFTIAFKSRYLPSGNKVGIIVGAGGAGVAASDACESLGLKVEKLPEEITLEIRDLVRGLIPPSSSFSNPIDLIWLPLGLASTIHVRIIEIVSKIVDSFIIMDYEPFAVISRDIFADQYREAILKVIDKVKKPIIFVAPHPTKDLDISSWIKNGLPVYPTPERAARALSALLRYSKHIKTRTPGLQ